The proteins below come from a single Triplophysa rosa linkage group LG12, Trosa_1v2, whole genome shotgun sequence genomic window:
- the tmem170a gene encoding transmembrane protein 170A — MQDAYNVEIGFVKQILSLNLVPRKNATNCGKNDTSLCDFSEMWYGVFLWAVVSSLVFHLPAALLALATLRRHKMARFFPIAILLMGIIGPLFEGVLTSAAIAGVYKAAGKSMFSLEALVYGVGQSLCIFIISFLRILATL; from the exons ATGCAGGACGCCTATAACGTGGAGATCGGATTCGTAAAACAGATTCTTAGTTTAAATTTGGTGCCTAGGAAAAATGCCACCAACTGCGGGAAGAACGACACGTCTCTGTGCGATTTCTCCG AGATGTGGTATGGTGTGTTCCTGTGGGCTGTTGTGTCCTCATTGGTGTTCCACCTGCCCGCTGCCCTCTTGGCTCTTGCAACACTCCGGAGACATAAGATGGCACGATTTTTCCCCATCGCCATCCTGCTCATGGGCATCATAGGTCCACTGTTTGAAGGGGTTCTTAcaa GTGCAGCCATAGCAGGAGTCTATAAGGCGGCTGGAAAAAGCATGTTCTCTTTGGAGGCCTTGGTGTATGGAGTGGGACAgtctttgtgtatttttataatttctttCCTCAGAATTCTGGCTACACTGTAG